TGTTAGGCGAATCCCCTTCCGTGGAAATCGAGGCTAGCATATATTATCACCTGACGACACGAAATCGCGAATGATGATTCCCAGGGAGCGCCTACCGTGCCTGATGTCCCCGCGAAGCCGACCTACATCGGCGAGAATATCGAGTTGCCGGCTTCGTTTTATCTGGGCCGGGAGTACGATCTTGCTCAGAAGAAAGCCACCGACAAGCCGGTCATGTACGAAGCTCGCGACCTGACGACGCACGGCGTCGTCGTGGGCATGACCGGCTCGGGCAAGACCGGGCTGTGCGTCAACCTGCTCGAAGAGGCCGCGATCGACGGCATTCCGTGCATCATCATCGATTTGAAGGGAGACCTCGTCAATCTGCTGCTTCAGTTCGAAGACCTCAAGCCCGACGACTTCGAGAAGTGGATCAATCCTGAAGACGCTCGGCTCAAGGGATTGCCGATGAAGGAATACGCCCAACAAATGTCCGACAAATGGCGGAAGGGTCTGGCAGACTGGGGCCAAACGCCGGAGCGGATCAAGCTCTTGAAGGACGCCACCGAGCAGCGCATCTACACGCCGGGGAGCGAAGCGGGTTTGCCGCTGTCGATTTTGGGGACGTTCGCTGCTCCCAAGACTCCGCCTTCCTTGGATGGGACCGCACCGCGCAGCGTGCCGCGCGAGGAGTTGAACCAAAAGATTGAAAGCACAACCACCGCTTTGCTGGGATTGACCGGCATCAGCGCCGATCCAGTGCAGTCGCGCGAGCACATTCTGATCGCGCAAATGTTGTTGCACTTCTGGACGAAGGGCCAAGACCTCGATTTGCCGAAGCTCATCATGTCGATTCAAGTGCCGCCGATGAACACGATCGGCGCGTTTGACATGGACACGTTCTACCCCGAGAAAGATCGGCTCAAGCTGGCGGTCGCGCTCAATAACATCCTGGCGGCTCCCAGCTTCTCCACCTGGATCGCCGGCGAACCGCTCGACCTGACCAAGCTGATGTCCGGCGGCACGAAGCCCAGACAGATCATCTTTTACCTTGCCCATCTCGAAGACAGCCAGCGCATGTTCTT
This genomic stretch from Planctomycetia bacterium harbors:
- a CDS encoding helicase HerA-like domain-containing protein; protein product: MPDVPAKPTYIGENIELPASFYLGREYDLAQKKATDKPVMYEARDLTTHGVVVGMTGSGKTGLCVNLLEEAAIDGIPCIIIDLKGDLVNLLLQFEDLKPDDFEKWINPEDARLKGLPMKEYAQQMSDKWRKGLADWGQTPERIKLLKDATEQRIYTPGSEAGLPLSILGTFAAPKTPPSLDGTAPRSVPREELNQKIESTTTALLGLTGISADPVQSREHILIAQMLLHFWTKGQDLDLPKLIMSIQVPPMNTIGAFDMDTFYPEKDRLKLAVALNNILAAPSFSTWIAGEPLDLTKLMSGGTKPRQIIFYLAHLEDSQRMFFLTLLLEEVLSWTRKQPGTSNLRAIVYFDEVFGYLPPYPANPPTKLPLMTLIKQARAFGVGLLLATQNPVDLDYKALS